GTGAGGTGACGGCGATAGTGGCTATTGATGCAGCGCGTCCGAAAATCAGCGAGTCCGGACTTTGTACTATAGGGTATGAAGGCAGGTCATTGGAGGGTTACCTGAACACACTTGTTAGAGACGGGGTTACGCTTCTATGTGATGTGCGCAGAAATCCGTTAAGCCGGAAATATGGATTTTCAAAAAATACCTTGTCAAAAGGTTGCGAGGGAGTGGGCATCAGATATGAACACCTTCCTGAGTTGGGTATTGCATCCGAAGACAGACGGGAACTTAAGACACAGGCAGATTACGATGCATTGTTTGCTGCGTATACACAAGAGAATCTGCCAAGGCAAACGAACACTTTGAGTAAAATAAATAGTTGGATCGAAAAAGGCGACAGAGTAGCGCTTACATGTTATGAGCGCCTGCCAGAGCAATGCCATAGGACTTGCGTTGCCGATGCTCTCGAACAACAGTTCGGAAATAAATACTCTTCCAGGCATCTGTAAT
This genomic stretch from Nitrospirota bacterium harbors:
- a CDS encoding DUF488 domain-containing protein; the protein is MLFDRQKLLLALVNALGGEIGNMDFQKLLLLYCHEIEGAPAYEFIPYKYGAFSFTSYADKRNLIKKGLLVDEDREWQLTPEGRSATVANSKILIMEEFARRYSELRGDALVAETYKRYPYYAIRSEIIDRVLVGEVTAIVAIDAARPKISESGLCTIGYEGRSLEGYLNTLVRDGVTLLCDVRRNPLSRKYGFSKNTLSKGCEGVGIRYEHLPELGIASEDRRELKTQADYDALFAAYTQENLPRQTNTLSKINSWIEKGDRVALTCYERLPEQCHRTCVADALEQQFGNKYSSRHL